The genomic window GGGCCACCGCGCCATTGGAGAACAGCAGGGTCGGATATTCGGCCTCAAGATCCACCGCCTGCGGTCGAACGCGGAAGCGAACTTTGCGCGGCACTGGCCCGCCGTCCTCGCTGCGGATGATGTCGTAATGACCGCGTCGCTCCATGACGACGCCGGGCGTCTCGACCGTCCATTGGCGCGGCCGCCAGGGCTGGCGCGAATCCTGTTCCAGCGCCGAATCTTGGAAGGCCCAGACCGGCACGTCGCGCCCGAAGCGATAGTCGATGTTGAGGTGATCGCCGTCGCGGGTCACCGTCACCTGGGGTCCGCCCTCCTCTTGAAAGGTCGCCGGCGCCGACATGGGCCCGGCGGCGCAGGCACCGCTCAGAAGGGCGAGGGCCAGAACGGCGGACGAGGCGAAGGCGTGGACGCGCAAGGGCGATCTCCTGAAGGGCGCTCGGCGCGAAGCCTAGCGGTCGTCAACGCGCCGCGTCAGCTTACGGTTTCGTCAGGCTGAGGCCCGTTCCAAGGCGCGGCCCGCCGCCGCCAGTTCGCCGGCCATCACGGCCTTCAGTCGCTGTGGCGCCAGGATCTGCACCTGCTCGCCCCAGGTGAACAGATGCCAGGCCAGTTCGCGCATGCCCGAGGCGCGGAATCGCACTATCACGCCGCCGTCCGACTGATCCTCGAACGACTGGGTCGGATGCCAGCGCCAGCCTCTGGCCTCGGCCGCGCCCTCGGGCGCGATGCGCAGCACGACGTCCTCGATCTCGTCCTGATAGATGCCGAAGGACTGGCTGGCGAAGACGCCGAGATCGAAATCGGCGGGCGGCACGGCCATCCCCTCCTGCGGGGCGACATGGCTCATCCGGTCCAGGCGGAAGGTCTGGATGCGCCCGGTTTCACGGTCCGCGGCGACCAGATAGTTGGCCCGACCGAACATGACGCCGCAGGGCGCCACGCTGCGCCGACGCGGCTCGGCGCCCGGACGGGAATAGGTGAAGCCCAGCGGCTGCTGCGCCAGCACCGCCGCGCGAATGGCGGTCAGCATGGCCTCGTCGGCGGAGGGTCGCGGCCCGGCCTGAACCGCAATGGTCTCGGCCCGAACCAACGCCTCCAGATCGGGCGCCATCCGGTTCAGAGTGGTCGAACGCATCGCCGCCTTCAGCTTGCGCTCCAGCCCCTCCAGCGCCGTGGCGCGCGCCGGTTCGCCGGCGGCGCGCAGGGCCGTCGCGGCCTTCGACAGTTCCAGCATTTCGGTCGCCGTCGGGGCCTGTTCGAACGCCGATAGACCGCCTCGGATGCGCCAGCGTTTGGACGGCGGGTCGGAGACCTCGTCCACCTGGGGGAACAGCATCAGAACCGCGTCCCGCATCCGTTCGGCGGTGCGGCGGCCGACGCGCATGTCGCGCGCGATCTCGTCCAGGCTCAGCCCTTCGGCGCTGGCGGCCATGCGGCGCGCCAGATCGATCACCATCGCCGCCTTGTCGTGTCTCAATGCTCTTACCGATCCCTACGTCCGTTTCTGACGCAACACTGCTTCATAACTACATCATCGACAAGAGGCCCCCGCTTCAGGAGATCATCAGATGGCGCGTTTCCAACCCACCCACTCCGTCAACGCCAGCCGCTACATCATCGTCCCGTGCGAGGCCGATGGGTCGTCCGACCTCGCCGTGATCTGGGACCGTCTGGAGGAACAGGTGGTCGACGTCATCTCGGCCGCCGCCAGCAGCCGCTATTCGGACGAGGACATGCTGTGGGACGAAGGCCGCGCCGGCGACGTGGTCCCGGAATGGCGGATGGCCGCCTGAACTCAGGCCGCCTTCGGCTTGGTCCAGCGGTCGATCATGCGCTGGGCCGGCTGCTCGACCAGCCGGTGCGCGACGACGGCGACCGCGACGATGAAGCCGAACATGCAGATGGCGAACAGGTCGTTCAGCCAGACAGAGCCGAAGTCGATGCGACGAATTGGGACCAGGTCCAGCTTTCTGGCCACGATCATCATCACGGTCAGGATGAACATGTGGACCATGTAGATGGCGAACGACCACCGCCCCAGGGTGACCAGAGCCGGATGGTCCAGCACGCGTGACAGCGCCCCCTCCTCGCCGGCGAAGACCCAGATCACCGCCACGAAGATCAGGGTGACGGCGACGGTGATGGGCCCCTGAGCGTAGCCGATGAACACGCAGGCCGCGACGATGGCCGCGATCTCCAAAAGCGTCGCGGCGCCGCCCTTCAGCCGCGGAATGCGGGTCCAGAGCCCCTGGAGCAGGCAGCCCAGGAAGAAGCCATAGACCCCGCGCGGCACGGCGAAGTCATAGGTCGTGTTCATCCAGCGCCGGGCGTAGCTGAGCACCAGCACGCCGCCGACGATCGCCAGCACCAGCCCGATCCAGCGGAACCGCTTGGGCGCGATCAGCACCAACCCCGCGAAGATCAGATAGCAGGCCCATTCGGCGCTGAGCGTCCAGGCCGGCCCGTTCCAGGTCAGATAGGGATGCATATGCCAGGCCTGGATCAACGCCAGATTGGTGAAGATCGCCTCGATCGACCGGTCCCGCGTGAACGGCGGCGCGCTGTCGAAATGGAAGATCAGCCGCGCAAGCTCCAGCCCGATAAAGGCCGAGAGCATCAGCAGATGCAGCGGCCAGATCCGCCCGAAGCGCCGCACCATGAACCGTCCGGCGTCGCGCCCCGACTTCAGTCGGTTTGCATAGGCATGGGCGATGACGAAGCCCGACAGGACGAAGAAATAGTCGACGAACAGATAGGCGTGCTGAACGAAACCCCAGTCGCGCCAATGGCTCGCCACCGGCATATGGAACATGACCACCAGAACGGCGCAGACCCCGCGCAGGGAGTCCAAGGCTTCAAATCGCTGATGTCCGACCGTCTTCACGAGCGCGTGATATCGGGTCTGGAAGCTGTGCGATAGAGCCCATTTCAGGCGCGTTGGATCTGATCGTCAGGGCTCGGCGACGACCTTCCAACCACCTTCCAAATAGATGAAGTCAATCGAGCCCGAGACGCCTCGAGACACAGCCACGGCTTCATACAGAACGCCCGGTTCAAGAGTGCGCGCTTCAGACTTTTCGCTGAAGCCTGACGGAAGCTGGCCGTAAATAATCTGGGAACCCGGCGCGCAGACGTTCGGTGCGGCCGAGGCCTCCCAAAGACGATTGCTCGGATCTGACGCCTTCGACACCCAAAGCCTCTCAAGGCAAATTTTCGGCTGCATGATACGCGGTGCCGTGATCGCTATACGCGGTGCGGCCAGATCGCCATCTAGCCTAAGCCAAAGCTGGTAGCTGCAAGCCGTCACAGCCATCGCAAAGCCCGCGATCATAAGCAGCCGCATCAAAGCCCCTTCACGATCCCTTCGACCATCTTCTTGGCGTCGGCGAACAGCATCATGGTGTTGTCGCGGAAGAAGAGTTCGTTCTCCACCCCGGCATAGCCCGAGCCCATGCCGCGCTTGATGAACAAGACGGTGCCGGCCTTTTCCACGTCCAGGATCGGCATGCCGTAGATGGCGCTGGTCGGGTCGGTTTTAGCCGCAGGATTGGTCACGTCATTGGCGCCGATGACGAAGGCGACGTCGGCGGTGGCGAACTCGGCGTTGATGTCCTCCAGTTCGAACACCTCGTCATAGGGGACGTTGGCCTCGGCCAGCAGGACGTTCATATGGCCCGGCATCCGACCGGCGACGGGGTGGATGGCGTATTTCACCTCGACGCCCTCCTCCTTAAGCTTGTCGGCCATTTCGCGCAGGGCGTGCTGGGCCTGAGCCACCGCCATGCCGTAGCCGGGCACGATGATGACCTTGGACGCATTCTTCATGATGAAGGCCGCGTCCTCGGCCGAGCCCTGTTTGACCGGGAGCGTCTCTTTCGCCCCCGCCGGGCCGGCCGCCGCATCGCCGCCGCCGAAGCCGCCCAGGATCACCGAGACGAAGCTGCGGTTCATGCCCTTGCACATGATGTAGCTGAGGATCGCGCCCGACGATCCGACCAGGGCGCCGGTGATGATCAGGGCGATGTTCTCCAGCGTGAAGCCCAGCGCCGCCGCCGCCCAGCCGGAATAGGAGTTCAGCATCGACACCACGACCGGCATGTCGGCCCCGCCGATGGGAATGATCAGGGTCGCGCCCAACACCAGCGCGATCAGGAAGACGCCCCAGAAGGCCCAGGTCGCCGCGCCGTTCGTCCCGATCAGGATGCCGATCAGGAAGACCAGCCCCAGCGCCAGGCCGACGTTGATCAGATGCCGCGCGGGCAGGATGATCGGCGCCCCGCTCATGTTGCCATTCAGTTTGGCGAAGGCGATGACCGAGCCGGTGAAGGTGATGGCCCCGATGGCGACGCCGAGGCTGAGTTCGATGATCGACAGCGTCTTGATGCCGTTTCCGTCGTCGGACAGGATTCCAAAGGCCTCGGGCGCATAGATCGCGCCGATGGCGACGAGGCAGGCGGCCATACCGACCAGGCTGTGGAAGGCTGCGACCAGTTGCGGCATGTCGGTCATGGCCACGCGTTTGGCGATCAGGGCGCCTGCCCCGCCGCCGACGATGACGCCGCCCGCGATCAGGGCCAGGGTCACGCTATCCAGCGCCCCCGTCGTGCCCAGCGTCAGAAGGGTCACCCCAATGGCCAACGCCATGCCGATCATGCCGAAGGTATTGCCCTGACGGCTGGTCTCCGGGCTGGACAAGCCCCGCAGCGACAGGATGAACAGGACGCCCGAAACCAGATAGGCCAGTGCGGCCAGCGATGCGTTCATCACGCCCCTCCCCTCAAGACGTGCGGGCCAACCGCCAAAGGGCGGCGGCGATGAACAACGGGCCGATGAAGAACAGGGCCCATTCGAAGACACCCAGCGGCCGGTCCTGCGTCACCACGCGAACCAGAATGGCCGAAAAGACCAGGGCGATGCCGCAGTCGTGCAACCGCTGGCGCTTGATCGGGATTTTCGTCCCGAACCAGCCGTACAGCCAAAGGCCGAAACCGATGCCGGTCGCGACCCAGGATCCGGTGATGGCGATCTGCGCGGCGTCCGTCACGAAGACGCCTCGGGAGCGGCCTTGGCA from Brevundimonas fontaquae includes these protein-coding regions:
- a CDS encoding acyltransferase family protein, giving the protein MDSLRGVCAVLVVMFHMPVASHWRDWGFVQHAYLFVDYFFVLSGFVIAHAYANRLKSGRDAGRFMVRRFGRIWPLHLLMLSAFIGLELARLIFHFDSAPPFTRDRSIEAIFTNLALIQAWHMHPYLTWNGPAWTLSAEWACYLIFAGLVLIAPKRFRWIGLVLAIVGGVLVLSYARRWMNTTYDFAVPRGVYGFFLGCLLQGLWTRIPRLKGGAATLLEIAAIVAACVFIGYAQGPITVAVTLIFVAVIWVFAGEEGALSRVLDHPALVTLGRWSFAIYMVHMFILTVMMIVARKLDLVPIRRIDFGSVWLNDLFAICMFGFIVAVAVVAHRLVEQPAQRMIDRWTKPKAA
- a CDS encoding NAD(P)(+) transhydrogenase (Re/Si-specific) subunit beta; its protein translation is MNASLAALAYLVSGVLFILSLRGLSSPETSRQGNTFGMIGMALAIGVTLLTLGTTGALDSVTLALIAGGVIVGGGAGALIAKRVAMTDMPQLVAAFHSLVGMAACLVAIGAIYAPEAFGILSDDGNGIKTLSIIELSLGVAIGAITFTGSVIAFAKLNGNMSGAPIILPARHLINVGLALGLVFLIGILIGTNGAATWAFWGVFLIALVLGATLIIPIGGADMPVVVSMLNSYSGWAAAALGFTLENIALIITGALVGSSGAILSYIMCKGMNRSFVSVILGGFGGGDAAAGPAGAKETLPVKQGSAEDAAFIMKNASKVIIVPGYGMAVAQAQHALREMADKLKEEGVEVKYAIHPVAGRMPGHMNVLLAEANVPYDEVFELEDINAEFATADVAFVIGANDVTNPAAKTDPTSAIYGMPILDVEKAGTVLFIKRGMGSGYAGVENELFFRDNTMMLFADAKKMVEGIVKGL
- a CDS encoding helix-turn-helix transcriptional regulator yields the protein MRHDKAAMVIDLARRMAASAEGLSLDEIARDMRVGRRTAERMRDAVLMLFPQVDEVSDPPSKRWRIRGGLSAFEQAPTATEMLELSKAATALRAAGEPARATALEGLERKLKAAMRSTTLNRMAPDLEALVRAETIAVQAGPRPSADEAMLTAIRAAVLAQQPLGFTYSRPGAEPRRRSVAPCGVMFGRANYLVAADRETGRIQTFRLDRMSHVAPQEGMAVPPADFDLGVFASQSFGIYQDEIEDVVLRIAPEGAAEARGWRWHPTQSFEDQSDGGVIVRFRASGMRELAWHLFTWGEQVQILAPQRLKAVMAGELAAAGRALERASA